In Pseudosulfitobacter pseudonitzschiae, the sequence GACAGGCATTGGCGCAGAACAGTCCGGCGATGACCACAGGCAGGTTCTGGAACCCTGATGCCACGATCAGCAACAGCAGTAGCACGCAAAACGTAAATCCGGTCACGCCAAAGCGCACAAGCGGACGCATCCCCAGACGCTCGCCCAAGGGGGCGGCCATCTGCGACGCCGAGAAAAAGCCGATCGCGTTGACCGCAAAGGCCAGCGAGAATTGTGTGGGTGTCAGGCCGAATTCCTGCACGTAGACAAAAGGGGCCGAAGCGATAAAGACGAAAAAGCTGGCCATCCCAAAGCCGCCGATCATTGTCAGACCCATAAAGCCGCGATCGCGAAACAGAATACCGGCGTTTTGCATCAGTGATTTTACCCGCACCGGCGTGCGTTTTTCAGGGGGCAGCGTTTCGCCCAGAGTTACGCCCATCACCATGGCTGCGATCAGCGCCGCACCCGCAAGCACCGCAAACACAGTGCGCCAGGATCCAAGCGAGATGACAAAGCTGCCCGCCAGCGGTGCCAGCATCGGCGAGACGGACATCACCAGCATCACCATCGCCATCAGCCGCGTGGCCTCGTTGCCGGTGTGCAGGTCGCGCACGATGGCGCGGGGCATGACCATCATCGCAGCCCCGCCCAGCCCCTGAACCGCACGCCATCCGGTCAATGCTTCGACCGATCCGGCCAGCGTGGCACCCATCGACCCGATGAAGAACACGCCGAGCCCCAAAAACACAGGCAAGCGGCGCCCTGTCTGGTCCGACAGAGGCCCGTAAACCAGTTGCGCCACGCCAAGCGCCAGGAAATACGCGGTCAGCGTCATTTGCACCGCAGGCTCGTCCACTCCGAAATCGGCTGCAATGTCGGGCATCGCAGGCAGATACATATCAATCGCAAATGGCCCGATCATGACCAGCAGCCCCAGAACAAGTGCTATGCGCAACATCGGTGTCTCCTTGGATTGAAATGACAGGTCGCGGTTGTGCCGCGTTGCAGCAGGGGCATACGCCTGTGATTTCTGATTGCCAAGGTGGGCTTTGAACTTGTGGTTGCGCGTCAGCTGCGGTCTAGATGTGCGCAAATACACCAATGGGACAATTCAAGATGCCGGACACCATGCTTTTGTTGCAAATGCTGATCATGCTGATGATCATCGGAGCCTTTGCCGGCGTGTTGGCAGGTCTTTTGGGGGTCGGTGGCGGCATCGTGCTGGTGCCTGCGTTTTTCTATGCGTTTCAGACCCTTGGCTATGACGGCCCGCAGTTGATGCAGATGTGTCTGGCGACGTCATTGGCAACGATCATCGTGACATCGCTGCGGTCGGTACACAGCCACAACAAAAAAGGCGCGGTTGACTGGACGATCCTGCGCGGTTGGGCGCCGGGCATCGTGATCGGGGCTGTTCTGGGCATGTTGGTGGTCGCTCAACTGCGCTCGTCCACTTTGCAGGCAATCTTTGGTGCGCTGGCGTTGGTGGTGGGGCTGTATATGGGCTTTGGGCGCGCGCATTGGCGCT encodes:
- a CDS encoding multidrug effflux MFS transporter, whose translation is MLRIALVLGLLVMIGPFAIDMYLPAMPDIAADFGVDEPAVQMTLTAYFLALGVAQLVYGPLSDQTGRRLPVFLGLGVFFIGSMGATLAGSVEALTGWRAVQGLGGAAMMVMPRAIVRDLHTGNEATRLMAMVMLVMSVSPMLAPLAGSFVISLGSWRTVFAVLAGAALIAAMVMGVTLGETLPPEKRTPVRVKSLMQNAGILFRDRGFMGLTMIGGFGMASFFVFIASAPFVYVQEFGLTPTQFSLAFAVNAIGFFSASQMAAPLGERLGMRPLVRFGVTGFTFCVLLLLLIVASGFQNLPVVIAGLFCANACLGVVIPTTMVLALDAHGERAGLASSLGGTLQMLAGGLMIAATGPFFDGTVLPMLAAIAICGVMAMGFALFTVPRRVRA
- a CDS encoding sulfite exporter TauE/SafE family protein, with product MPDTMLLLQMLIMLMIIGAFAGVLAGLLGVGGGIVLVPAFFYAFQTLGYDGPQLMQMCLATSLATIIVTSLRSVHSHNKKGAVDWTILRGWAPGIVIGAVLGMLVVAQLRSSTLQAIFGALALVVGLYMGFGRAHWRLADEMPKGPRRWTYSPLVGFLSVLMGIGGGSFGVPLMSLHNVPIHRAVATAAGFGLLIAVPSVVGFLTVDMTMPVPPLTIGSVNFVAFGIIIAMTLVTAPWGVKLAHAMDPKPLKRVFAVFLVLVALNMLRRAMGY